In a single window of the Bacillota bacterium genome:
- a CDS encoding efflux RND transporter periplasmic adaptor subunit, with product MNRIGPRAQVLGLRAAVLAMGKGHLAWYRRGFFIAAVLIGLLLMGSGCALLPEEKVDEVPVLLRPPETRLVTYEVIVGPIADQIRALGRVAAVKEAQLYFPRTERLKHVHVAPGETITEGQCLAELETGDLRYRLQRAQLALAQEELRWKRVENLVGIEINEIDYGIAQLELKKAQLEVDHLTRQLEASMLRAPFSGVVVSVDRRERELVEGYETVMTIADPSELEIQVELSYTSDVSKLVRGQKVLVNLGREEWVTGHIYQISTRQDDPSYARTSYQSAPFVIKIRLDDPRITLDFDSLVRVVIVIEEEPEAILVPNAAIRSYMGRKYVRVLEGDVRKEVDIVTGIEGETETQVLKGLKPGDIVIGK from the coding sequence GTGAACCGCATTGGCCCCAGGGCTCAGGTTTTGGGCCTAAGGGCGGCGGTCTTGGCAATGGGAAAAGGACACTTAGCTTGGTACCGAAGGGGTTTTTTCATCGCAGCCGTGCTCATCGGGTTGCTTCTGATGGGTTCTGGCTGTGCCTTGTTACCGGAGGAGAAGGTGGATGAGGTGCCAGTATTACTGAGACCACCGGAAACCCGGCTTGTGACCTATGAGGTGATCGTAGGTCCCATCGCCGATCAAATTCGTGCCCTGGGGCGAGTGGCGGCCGTGAAGGAGGCCCAACTTTACTTTCCTCGAACGGAGAGGCTCAAGCATGTTCACGTGGCGCCCGGGGAGACAATCACTGAGGGTCAGTGCCTGGCTGAGCTGGAGACCGGCGATTTGCGGTATCGGCTGCAGCGAGCCCAGTTGGCCTTGGCTCAGGAGGAGCTTCGCTGGAAGCGAGTGGAGAATCTAGTGGGGATCGAGATTAACGAAATTGACTATGGCATCGCTCAACTGGAGCTCAAGAAGGCTCAACTGGAAGTGGACCACTTGACTAGGCAACTGGAAGCATCGATGTTGCGGGCACCCTTTTCCGGTGTGGTGGTCAGTGTCGATCGCCGGGAGCGGGAGTTAGTGGAAGGTTATGAAACTGTGATGACCATCGCAGATCCCAGTGAACTGGAGATTCAGGTGGAACTGTCCTATACCAGCGATGTCAGCAAGCTGGTTCGAGGGCAGAAGGTTCTGGTTAACCTCGGGCGCGAAGAGTGGGTCACCGGCCACATTTACCAGATTTCTACCCGTCAGGATGATCCCAGTTACGCGCGGACCAGCTACCAATCGGCTCCCTTTGTGATCAAGATTCGACTGGACGATCCCCGGATTACTTTGGACTTTGACTCCTTGGTGCGGGTGGTGATTGTCATCGAAGAGGAACCAGAGGCAATTCTCGTTCCCAATGCCGCGATTCGCTCCTACATGGGCCGCAAGTATGTGCGGGTACTCGAGGGTGATGTTCGTAAGGAAGTGGATATCGTTACAGGAATCGAAGGGGAGACGGAAACCCAGGTCCTCAAAGGACTCAAGCCCGGTGATATTGTGATTGGAAAATAG
- a CDS encoding FtsX-like permease family protein — protein MRWLAVVWMVVKQVLNNWRLEASILAGLIIAVAVVSCVPIYTSGALQSVLVEQWMARTDPGRMPNTLMFYHDPLLESEVEDYHRVTEFLEQAVPARLGQPQLSSRLGEIRTSQFYSARDPRGQRIGYANIRFLTNLFDLIQVTDGRLPRSRRLPDGSIEAIVDETTLDSLGLLVGETYVFPIDKRGAYDTSPGQSLKVTVVGTFVGKVQPESAHAWLYLPPFDRSFFVTEQLFVEDLALIEDVGVGQYVWYMVLDHRPVRVDHLDRWIESFRYIESRVAQLMPGTRAWRSPQRLFQYFWDEASYLRLFMFALSVPILGMVLYFVVLAATLTVRRRRTEIAMLRSRGAGIFQIALAYVLEWGFLGVIALVLGPYLGLWMARAIGAASGFLQFVDRQSLPVILSSDAYLYGFVGLVIAIGACLIPVIQAARHSIVTHKQAEARAVHTPVWQRYLVDFLLLGISYWGYRMLSRQALSLRSGQFSATEAVMIIDPQLFLIPLVFVTALGLFVLRLFPLLMGLANRIIARGRGVCLPMTVLQMARNPGQHRPLLLLLIITVGSGIYGAATARTMDQNWMDQLRYKYGADVILQEQWQLPTAPGMGEDDDPEATLFVEPPFYIHEELPGVVAAARVFKGAGTVRVGGNYLSGGTIIGIDPVEYAGVGWLRSDLAPHHLYDYLNLLIQVPEGVLVSGSAAKAAGLRSGDWISVRIGNEDVDFMIVGTLEYWPTIVDAAMPFAVANLDYIQQSTTLQPYEVWLRVTPEFRLQTAVDLLREQGIWVINIKDLNRELVEGRREPQRMGLYGMLSLGFIVSVVITVMGYFLYTLLSLHSRMLQFGILRTIGLSLWQLIAMLSLEQLLSVGLGVLLGLGIGQLTSRLYLPFIQYGADVGADFIPFIVVTEGTDTWKIVGVLGLVLMAALIVLAVLLSRMRLHQAVKLGENI, from the coding sequence ATGCGCTGGCTAGCAGTTGTGTGGATGGTAGTCAAACAAGTGCTCAACAATTGGCGGCTGGAAGCAAGTATCCTGGCCGGGCTGATCATTGCCGTGGCTGTGGTTTCCTGTGTTCCAATCTATACCAGCGGAGCCTTGCAGTCGGTGCTAGTCGAGCAGTGGATGGCCCGCACGGATCCCGGAAGAATGCCCAATACACTGATGTTTTATCATGATCCCCTGTTGGAGTCTGAGGTTGAGGATTACCACCGGGTGACGGAGTTCTTGGAGCAGGCAGTCCCGGCTCGATTAGGACAGCCTCAGCTCTCATCCCGGCTGGGAGAGATTCGGACCTCCCAGTTTTATTCCGCCCGGGATCCCCGGGGTCAACGGATTGGTTACGCCAATATTCGCTTCCTGACCAATCTCTTTGATCTAATTCAAGTCACCGATGGGAGATTACCTCGGTCCCGCCGATTACCCGACGGCAGTATTGAGGCGATTGTTGATGAAACAACCCTAGATAGCCTGGGCTTACTGGTGGGGGAGACCTATGTCTTTCCCATTGACAAGAGAGGTGCCTACGATACCTCGCCGGGGCAGTCCCTGAAGGTGACCGTGGTGGGAACCTTTGTCGGGAAGGTCCAGCCGGAATCTGCCCATGCCTGGCTGTATCTGCCCCCCTTTGATCGCAGTTTCTTTGTCACCGAACAACTCTTTGTTGAGGACCTCGCGCTGATCGAGGATGTTGGGGTAGGGCAGTATGTTTGGTATATGGTCCTAGACCATCGCCCAGTGCGAGTGGATCACCTAGACCGCTGGATCGAAAGCTTTCGGTATATCGAATCTAGAGTGGCGCAGCTTATGCCGGGAACCAGGGCCTGGCGCTCGCCCCAGCGGCTCTTCCAGTACTTCTGGGACGAAGCTTCCTATCTGCGCCTCTTCATGTTTGCCTTAAGTGTGCCGATCCTGGGGATGGTACTGTATTTTGTAGTCCTGGCGGCAACGTTAACGGTGCGCCGACGGCGAACGGAGATCGCGATGCTGCGCAGTCGGGGCGCGGGCATTTTCCAGATTGCCCTTGCCTATGTCCTGGAATGGGGGTTTCTAGGGGTAATTGCGCTGGTACTGGGACCATACTTGGGTCTGTGGATGGCCAGAGCTATCGGCGCTGCCTCGGGATTCCTTCAATTCGTCGACCGCCAATCGCTACCGGTTATTCTCTCCTCCGACGCTTATCTCTATGGCTTCGTCGGCCTGGTCATTGCCATTGGGGCTTGTCTCATCCCAGTTATCCAAGCCGCGAGACACAGTATCGTGACCCATAAGCAGGCGGAGGCTCGAGCTGTTCACACCCCGGTGTGGCAGCGGTACCTGGTGGATTTTCTGCTCCTGGGGATTTCATACTGGGGCTATCGCATGCTAAGTCGCCAAGCCCTTTCCCTTCGCTCTGGCCAGTTCTCCGCAACGGAGGCAGTGATGATCATCGATCCCCAGCTATTTCTCATTCCCTTAGTGTTTGTGACTGCCTTGGGTCTGTTTGTCCTGCGCCTATTTCCCTTGCTTATGGGTCTGGCTAATCGGATCATTGCTAGGGGGAGAGGAGTTTGTCTGCCTATGACCGTCTTGCAGATGGCGAGAAACCCGGGACAACATCGCCCATTGCTCCTGCTTTTGATTATCACCGTTGGCTCGGGTATCTATGGAGCCGCGACGGCACGAACCATGGATCAGAATTGGATGGATCAATTGCGATACAAATATGGTGCTGACGTGATCCTCCAGGAGCAATGGCAGCTACCTACTGCACCTGGGATGGGGGAGGACGATGACCCAGAGGCGACTCTTTTCGTTGAACCTCCCTTCTATATCCATGAGGAGCTGCCCGGAGTTGTCGCTGCAGCTCGGGTCTTTAAGGGAGCTGGGACAGTACGGGTCGGGGGTAATTACCTTAGCGGAGGCACGATTATTGGAATCGATCCCGTGGAGTATGCCGGTGTTGGCTGGCTGCGCAGTGACCTGGCGCCCCATCACTTATACGATTACCTCAATCTTCTCATCCAGGTTCCTGAGGGAGTACTGGTTTCTGGCTCGGCCGCAAAGGCCGCGGGATTGCGCAGTGGAGACTGGATTAGTGTGAGAATTGGCAATGAAGACGTGGATTTTATGATCGTAGGCACCTTAGAGTATTGGCCGACGATTGTTGACGCCGCTATGCCCTTTGCAGTAGCTAATCTCGACTACATTCAGCAGTCCACTACATTGCAGCCCTACGAAGTGTGGCTGCGGGTCACTCCGGAGTTTCGCCTGCAGACCGCGGTGGATCTCCTTAGGGAGCAGGGAATTTGGGTGATAAACATCAAGGATCTGAATCGAGAGTTAGTGGAAGGACGCCGGGAGCCGCAGCGAATGGGCCTATATGGCATGTTGTCCCTGGGGTTTATCGTTTCCGTGGTAATCACTGTCATGGGGTACTTTCTGTATACCCTTTTGTCCCTCCACAGTCGGATGCTGCAATTTGGGATCCTGCGAACTATTGGCCTGTCCCTGTGGCAGTTAATCGCAATGCTGTCTCTGGAACAGTTGTTATCGGTGGGCTTAGGGGTGCTCTTGGGTCTGGGTATCGGGCAGTTGACGAGCCGGTTGTATCTGCCCTTTATCCAATATGGGGCCGATGTCGGAGCGGATTTCATCCCCTTTATCGTTGTCACCGAGGGCACCGATACCTGGAAAATCGTGGGTGTCTTGGGACTCGTCCTGATGGCAGCTTTGATTGTGCTAGCAGTTCTACTGTCGAGGATGCGTTTGCATCAAGCCGTCAAGCTGGGCGAAAACATCTAG
- a CDS encoding HD domain-containing protein, whose product MQLPSRLQQQLEFIVEIDKLKKVFRQTFLIDKTRRENDAEHSWHLAMMAMVLGEYAPEGTDLSRVIRMVLVHDLVEIYAGDTFAFDDVGHRDKELRERQAADQLFGLLPADQKGILRQLWDEYEAQETQEARFARTLDRLQPLIHNYYTDGGTWKKFGVKADRVWPRVDAVAQGSKALGQLAQELVERAIAQGILQS is encoded by the coding sequence ATGCAGTTACCGTCACGGTTGCAGCAGCAGTTGGAGTTCATTGTGGAAATCGACAAGCTAAAAAAGGTGTTTCGCCAGACCTTCCTAATTGACAAGACCCGGCGGGAAAACGACGCGGAACACTCCTGGCATCTAGCGATGATGGCGATGGTTTTGGGAGAATATGCTCCTGAAGGCACGGATCTGTCCCGAGTGATCCGCATGGTGCTGGTCCACGATTTGGTGGAGATCTATGCCGGGGATACCTTCGCCTTTGATGATGTTGGTCATCGAGACAAGGAACTGCGGGAAAGGCAGGCAGCGGATCAGCTATTTGGCCTGTTACCGGCGGATCAAAAGGGGATCCTGCGGCAGCTGTGGGATGAGTATGAAGCCCAAGAGACCCAGGAAGCCCGCTTCGCTAGAACTTTAGATCGCTTGCAGCCTCTGATTCACAATTATTATACCGACGGCGGAACCTGGAAGAAGTTCGGCGTGAAGGCAGACCGGGTTTGGCCCAGGGTGGACGCAGTGGCCCAGGGGTCCAAGGCCCTAGGGCAGTTAGCTCAGGAGCTAGTAGAAAGGGCCATCGCCCAGGGAATACTTCAAAGCTAG
- a CDS encoding ABC transporter ATP-binding protein, whose translation MAVRQTADPAPMVTMRKVTRVYGTGRHKVHALRGIDLEIPPATLAIIKGRSGSGKTTTLNLMAGLDRATSGQILVAGADLAELTQRQLTRWRRKTIGFIFQSFGLLPSLTALENVELPMRILGVGSKFRRERALECLHLVGLTRRASHRVLELSGGEQQRVGIARALVNKPQLILADEPTGELDHNTAMKVMVLFRELVEVQGVTICLVTHDPAVEEFGDYVFAIEDGRIGEVLHRREEGGR comes from the coding sequence TTGGCAGTGAGACAGACAGCGGATCCAGCGCCGATGGTTACGATGCGAAAGGTAACTCGGGTATATGGAACCGGCAGACATAAGGTTCATGCTTTGCGGGGGATTGACCTGGAGATTCCTCCAGCAACTTTGGCGATAATCAAAGGCAGGTCCGGTTCAGGGAAGACTACCACCTTGAACCTGATGGCTGGCCTTGACCGAGCCACTTCCGGTCAGATCCTGGTTGCAGGAGCAGACCTAGCTGAACTTACCCAGAGGCAATTGACCCGGTGGCGGAGAAAGACCATCGGCTTTATCTTCCAGAGTTTTGGCCTGTTGCCCAGCTTGACGGCCTTGGAGAATGTTGAGCTGCCAATGCGGATTCTCGGCGTTGGCAGCAAGTTCCGTCGGGAGCGAGCCTTGGAGTGTTTACACCTGGTGGGGTTAACTCGGCGAGCCAGCCATCGGGTCTTGGAATTGAGCGGTGGAGAACAGCAAAGGGTGGGCATTGCCAGAGCCTTGGTCAACAAGCCCCAGCTGATTCTAGCCGACGAACCCACGGGAGAGCTGGATCACAACACTGCGATGAAGGTGATGGTGCTCTTTCGGGAATTGGTTGAGGTCCAGGGAGTAACCATCTGTTTGGTCACCCACGACCCCGCGGTAGAGGAGTTTGGAGACTACGTCTTTGCCATTGAGGATGGGCGAATCGGCGAGGTGCTGCACAGGCGCGAGGAGGGAGGGAGGTGA
- a CDS encoding ABC transporter ATP-binding protein, translated as MVIRKGELMAIIGASGSGKSTLLNILGGLDVPTAGRARVAGWDLNRLSYLDRIHYKRTTVGFVWQNVSRNLVPYLTALENVELPMILRGKLDRKRARELLTAVGLSDRMNHRPQAMSGGEQQRVAIAIALANNPQVLLADEPTGSLDSKSAQQVLQVLRRVRDLYGVTVVIVTHDMSMAQAVDRYVLIRDGKISMESVRRPSKISSFAEDEAASQAEDDSHDEFVVLDSAGRMQLPEEYIKKLGLKERARISLAGNRIIISPEMIQEDNEAAEQ; from the coding sequence ATGGTGATTCGGAAGGGAGAGTTAATGGCCATCATCGGGGCCAGTGGAAGCGGCAAGTCCACTTTGCTCAATATCCTTGGGGGCTTGGACGTACCCACCGCGGGGAGGGCACGGGTAGCCGGTTGGGATCTTAATCGGCTCAGCTATCTCGACCGCATCCACTACAAGCGAACCACCGTTGGGTTTGTGTGGCAGAATGTTAGTCGCAACTTGGTTCCCTACTTGACTGCTTTGGAGAATGTGGAGTTGCCGATGATCCTGAGAGGCAAACTGGACAGAAAGCGGGCCAGAGAGTTGTTGACCGCGGTGGGGCTATCGGACCGGATGAACCATCGACCCCAGGCTATGTCGGGAGGGGAGCAGCAGCGGGTGGCTATTGCCATCGCGCTGGCCAATAACCCCCAGGTGCTCTTGGCCGATGAACCTACGGGTTCCTTGGATAGCAAATCGGCACAGCAGGTCCTGCAGGTGCTACGCCGGGTGCGGGATCTGTATGGGGTTACCGTGGTAATCGTAACCCACGACATGAGTATGGCCCAGGCCGTGGATCGCTACGTACTGATTAGAGATGGAAAGATCAGCATGGAGTCGGTTCGCCGCCCCAGCAAAATCTCTTCCTTCGCCGAAGATGAAGCAGCGTCCCAAGCTGAGGATGACAGCCACGACGAATTTGTGGTGTTGGATTCCGCCGGAAGAATGCAGCTTCCCGAGGAGTATATCAAGAAGCTGGGCCTGAAGGAACGGGCGCGAATTTCCCTGGCTGGAAACAGGATTATCATTTCCCCGGAAATGATTCAGGAAGATAACGAGGCAGCAGAGCAGTAG